The sequence CCAGACCATTGTCGCCCTGGAGGCCGACCGCTACACCCCCTCGCTCACCCTGGCGCTGCGGATCGCCCGTCTTTTCGGGGTGAACGTGGAGGAGGTGTTCGCTCTCGATGAGGACAGTCCCGCGGCTGAGACATCC comes from bacterium and encodes:
- a CDS encoding helix-turn-helix transcriptional regulator produces the protein MKGKLTNKVRRLRFDHGEMTQAELAARVGVTRQTIVALEADRYTPSLTLALRIARLFGVNVEEVFALDEDSPAAETS